One genomic window of Psychrobacillus sp. INOP01 includes the following:
- the rpsU gene encoding 30S ribosomal protein S21, with the protein MSKTVVRKNESLEDALRRFKRTVSKSGTIQEVRKREFYEKPSVKRKKKSEAARKRKF; encoded by the coding sequence ATGTCAAAAACTGTCGTTCGTAAAAACGAATCGCTTGAAGATGCTCTTCGCCGCTTCAAACGTACTGTATCTAAAAGTGGTACAATTCAAGAGGTAAGAAAGCGCGAGTTTTATGAAAAGCCAAGCGTAAAGCGTAAAAAGAAATCTGAAGCTGCCCGTAAACGTAAATTCTAA
- the prmA gene encoding 50S ribosomal protein L11 methyltransferase — MKWSELSIHTTNEAVEAVSNILHEAGASGVVIEDSDELGREREDVFGEIYSLNPDDFPVDGVRIKAYLAETSFLLETVEEIKLAINNLTKFDIDLGHNVVTVQEVDEEDWATAWKKYYHPVKISNRFTIVPTWEDYERVNTDELIIELDPGMAFGTGTHPTTVMCLQALEKTVQNASSVIDVGTGSGVLSIGAAKLGASKIHALDLDEVAVRSAIENIALNKVDDVVQVTHGNLLDNVNEQADIVIANILAEIIMTFTEDAFTIVKDGGLFITSGIIATKKDDVRDSLQQAGFEIEEVMMMEDWVTIISRKPVK; from the coding sequence GTGAAATGGTCTGAACTATCCATCCATACTACAAATGAAGCGGTTGAAGCGGTAAGTAATATTTTGCATGAAGCTGGTGCAAGTGGTGTAGTTATCGAAGACTCAGATGAATTAGGAAGAGAAAGAGAAGATGTATTTGGTGAAATTTATAGCTTAAACCCAGATGATTTTCCAGTAGATGGCGTACGCATAAAAGCTTATTTAGCAGAAACCAGTTTTTTATTAGAAACAGTGGAAGAGATCAAACTTGCTATCAACAATTTAACAAAATTTGATATAGATCTAGGACATAACGTTGTAACAGTTCAAGAGGTTGACGAAGAGGATTGGGCTACTGCATGGAAAAAGTATTACCATCCCGTGAAAATCTCTAATCGTTTTACCATTGTTCCGACTTGGGAAGACTATGAACGTGTGAACACGGACGAATTGATCATCGAGCTTGATCCAGGAATGGCATTTGGAACAGGTACACATCCAACAACTGTTATGTGTCTCCAAGCTTTAGAGAAAACTGTCCAGAATGCTTCAAGTGTTATCGATGTAGGAACTGGTTCTGGTGTACTTTCTATCGGTGCTGCAAAACTAGGAGCATCTAAAATCCATGCACTAGATTTGGATGAAGTAGCTGTTAGATCTGCAATAGAAAATATTGCGTTAAACAAAGTAGATGATGTTGTTCAAGTAACACATGGTAATCTTTTAGATAATGTCAATGAACAAGCGGATATTGTCATAGCGAACATATTAGCAGAAATAATCATGACTTTTACAGAAGATGCATTCACAATTGTAAAAGATGGTGGATTATTCATCACTTCCGGAATCATTGCAACGAAAAAAGATGATGTAAGAGATTCTTTACAACAAGCAGGATTTGAAATCGAGGAAGTTATGATGATGGAAGATTGGGTTACAATCATTTCTAGAAAGCCTGTTAAATAA
- the mtaB gene encoding tRNA (N(6)-L-threonylcarbamoyladenosine(37)-C(2))-methylthiotransferase MtaB has product MSSVAFHTLGCKVNHYETEAIWQLFKENGYNRTEFEKQSDVYVINTCTVTNTGDKKSRQVIRRAIRQNPDAVICVTGCYAQTSPAEIMAIPGVDIVVGTQERTKMLDYIEQYKTERKPINAVGNIMKNRVYEELDVPSFTDRTRASLKIQEGCNNFCTFCIIPWARGLMRSRDPEEVVRQAQQLVDAGYMEIVLTGIHTGGYGEDLKDYNLAQLLRDIENNVKGLKRLRISSIEASQLSDEVIDVLRDSKIVVRHLHIPIQSGSDTVLKRMRRKYTMEFFANRLDRLREALPDLAITSDVIVGFPGETEEEFMETFNFIRDQKFSELHVFPYSKRTGTPAARMDNQVDEEVKNERVHRLITLNNQLAVEYASRFEGEVLEIIPEEAYKSDSASNMVEGYTDNYLKVVIPGSEDLIGKLVRVKITKAGYPYNEGQFVRVLDGVAELV; this is encoded by the coding sequence TTGTCATCCGTTGCATTCCATACGTTAGGTTGTAAAGTAAATCACTATGAAACTGAAGCTATATGGCAATTATTTAAAGAAAATGGTTATAATCGTACAGAATTTGAAAAACAGTCTGATGTATATGTTATAAATACATGTACAGTAACGAATACAGGGGACAAAAAAAGTCGCCAAGTTATTCGTCGTGCAATTCGCCAAAACCCTGATGCTGTTATTTGTGTTACTGGTTGTTATGCACAAACCTCTCCTGCAGAAATCATGGCAATACCAGGAGTAGATATCGTAGTGGGTACTCAAGAACGCACCAAAATGTTGGATTATATTGAACAGTATAAAACTGAGCGTAAACCGATTAATGCTGTAGGAAACATTATGAAAAACCGAGTATATGAAGAATTAGATGTGCCTTCTTTCACAGACAGAACCCGAGCATCTTTAAAAATTCAAGAGGGCTGTAATAATTTCTGTACTTTTTGTATTATCCCTTGGGCTCGTGGTCTTATGCGCTCAAGAGATCCAGAAGAAGTAGTTAGACAGGCGCAACAATTAGTAGATGCTGGTTATATGGAAATAGTTCTTACAGGCATCCATACAGGTGGATACGGAGAAGATCTAAAGGATTATAATCTAGCTCAACTTTTAAGAGATATTGAAAACAACGTCAAAGGTTTAAAACGCCTGCGTATTAGTTCGATTGAAGCAAGCCAATTATCGGACGAAGTGATTGATGTATTAAGAGATTCTAAAATTGTTGTAAGACATTTGCATATTCCTATTCAATCTGGTTCAGATACTGTATTAAAAAGAATGCGTAGAAAATATACAATGGAATTTTTTGCGAATCGATTAGACCGTTTAAGAGAAGCGTTACCTGATCTTGCTATTACTTCGGATGTTATTGTTGGCTTCCCGGGTGAAACAGAGGAAGAATTTATGGAGACGTTTAACTTTATCCGTGACCAAAAATTCTCCGAGCTCCATGTATTTCCATACTCAAAACGTACTGGAACACCTGCTGCAAGAATGGATAACCAAGTAGACGAAGAAGTGAAAAATGAACGAGTTCATCGATTGATTACCTTAAATAATCAGTTAGCTGTAGAGTATGCTTCCAGATTTGAGGGCGAAGTACTTGAAATTATTCCAGAGGAAGCTTATAAGTCAGATTCAGCATCTAATATGGTTGAAGGCTATACCGATAATTACTTAAAGGTTGTCATCCCTGGATCCGAGGATTTAATCGGAAAATTAGTTCGTGTGAAAATTACGAAAGCTGGTTATCCATACAATGAAGGACAATTCGTTCGGGTACTAGATGGAGTAGCTGAGTTAGTATAA
- the deoC gene encoding deoxyribose-phosphate aldolase, with translation MTENIAALIDHTLLKQDATKNQIEKLCEEAKTYNFASVCVNPTWVNLSASLLKESPVKVCTVIGFPLGASTSAVKAFETTNAIENGADEIDMVLNVGALKDQDYNLVQNDIEAVVTAAKDKAIVKVILETCLLTNEEIIKASELSKAAGADFVKTSTGFSTGGATVEAVKLMRETVGPNLGVKASGGVRNLADVEAMVEVGATRIGASSGVEIVKGLESKSDY, from the coding sequence ATGACTGAAAATATTGCAGCATTAATCGATCATACATTACTAAAACAAGACGCAACTAAAAATCAAATTGAAAAATTATGTGAGGAAGCGAAAACATATAATTTTGCATCGGTATGTGTTAATCCTACATGGGTAAATTTAAGTGCATCACTACTAAAAGAAAGTCCAGTGAAAGTTTGTACTGTAATCGGATTCCCTTTAGGTGCAAGTACATCAGCAGTTAAAGCATTCGAAACAACTAATGCTATTGAAAATGGTGCAGATGAAATTGATATGGTATTAAATGTTGGTGCATTAAAAGACCAAGATTATAACTTAGTACAAAATGATATCGAAGCAGTAGTTACTGCTGCAAAAGATAAAGCAATTGTTAAAGTTATTTTAGAAACTTGTTTATTAACAAATGAAGAAATTATCAAAGCAAGTGAATTATCTAAAGCAGCTGGTGCAGACTTTGTAAAAACTTCTACTGGTTTTTCTACTGGAGGAGCAACAGTTGAAGCGGTAAAACTAATGCGCGAAACTGTAGGACCAAACTTAGGAGTGAAAGCTTCTGGTGGAGTAAGAAACTTAGCTGATGTTGAAGCGATGGTTGAAGTTGGAGCAACACGAATTGGTGCAAGTTCTGGAGTAGAAATTGTAAAAGGTTTAGAAAGTAAATCTGATTATTAA
- a CDS encoding nodulation protein NfeD — MMIPVITAQSTEVYKVPVYKEVEKGLYAFLKRSIHEAEEAGAEAIIFEINTPGGFVDSAEDIANLLDSTTIRKISYINSEALSAGAYLALHTDEIYMSPSGTIGAAAVIESSGNTADEKANSAWKAKMKNAAELTGKNPIYAQAMADDSVDLPEYRAPVGKLLTLTSAEALEVGYSKGTVSSFDELLQVTNLAGAKVIETEETFMESLARFITNPIIVPILLSIASLGLIVELYSPGFGVAGTMGLISLVLFFFGHLVAGLAGYETIIIFVIGIILIIGEFFLPGGISGILGAAAIIVSIVLAGGDIEQMIIAVIIALSVAIVGMVIIMKFFGKELKVLNKVILSDATTTEKGYVSNKNRVELVGKVAVTMTPLRPAGTIRIDNERIDAVSDGSFIGKDKHVKIIKVEGSRIVVREAVEGEATE, encoded by the coding sequence ATGATGATCCCTGTTATTACAGCACAATCTACGGAGGTTTATAAAGTACCTGTATACAAAGAAGTAGAAAAAGGATTATATGCTTTTCTTAAACGTTCTATCCATGAAGCTGAAGAGGCTGGTGCAGAGGCAATTATTTTCGAGATTAATACACCTGGAGGCTTTGTAGATTCTGCAGAAGATATTGCTAATTTATTGGACTCAACAACGATTCGTAAAATTTCGTATATTAACTCGGAAGCATTATCAGCGGGTGCTTATTTAGCGCTTCATACGGATGAAATTTATATGTCTCCAAGTGGAACAATCGGTGCAGCTGCAGTCATTGAAAGTAGTGGAAACACCGCTGATGAAAAGGCGAACAGTGCTTGGAAGGCTAAAATGAAAAACGCTGCCGAGCTAACCGGGAAAAATCCTATTTATGCTCAAGCAATGGCAGATGATTCAGTTGACTTACCTGAATACAGAGCTCCTGTTGGAAAATTATTGACACTGACTTCAGCTGAAGCTCTAGAAGTAGGCTATTCAAAAGGAACGGTTAGTTCGTTTGATGAACTACTTCAAGTTACTAACCTTGCTGGAGCAAAAGTGATAGAAACAGAAGAAACCTTTATGGAATCGCTTGCTCGATTTATAACAAATCCAATCATAGTACCGATCTTATTATCTATAGCTAGTTTGGGTTTAATCGTCGAGCTTTATTCACCTGGGTTTGGTGTTGCAGGTACAATGGGACTTATCTCGTTAGTTCTGTTCTTTTTCGGACATTTAGTTGCAGGTCTAGCTGGTTATGAAACAATAATTATTTTTGTTATTGGTATCATACTTATTATTGGAGAGTTCTTCCTGCCCGGAGGAATTAGTGGTATATTAGGGGCGGCAGCTATTATTGTGAGTATAGTATTAGCTGGTGGCGATATCGAGCAAATGATTATCGCTGTTATTATTGCTTTATCAGTAGCTATAGTGGGAATGGTGATTATTATGAAGTTCTTTGGTAAGGAACTAAAAGTGTTGAATAAAGTGATTCTGTCGGATGCGACAACAACAGAAAAAGGATATGTTTCCAATAAAAATCGGGTGGAACTAGTCGGTAAAGTTGCCGTGACAATGACACCACTTAGACCTGCTGGAACTATACGTATCGATAATGAAAGAATTGATGCTGTTTCTGATGGAAGTTTTATTGGGAAAGACAAACATGTTAAAATTATTAAAGTGGAAGGCTCTCGTATAGTTGTACGAGAAGCAGTAGAAGGGGAGGCAACAGAATGA
- the dnaJ gene encoding molecular chaperone DnaJ translates to MNKRDYYEVLGISKSATQDEIKKAYRKLSKQFHPDINKEAGAEDKFKEISEAYEVLSDEQKRSSYDQFGHAGPNQGFGGFGGSADGFGFEDIFSSFFGGGAGSRRRDPNAPRKGNDLQYSMTIEFEEAVFGKEKEIEVSKEENCETCSGSGAKPGTKPEKCTHCNGHGQVNVTQDTPFGRVQTKRACNHCQGTGNIIKDKCATCHGKGTVNKRKKIKVTIPAGVDDGQQLRVSGQGEPGVNGGPAGDLYIVFRVKADPRFEREGDDIYYELPLTFAQAALGDEIEVPTVQGKVKLKIPAGTQSQANFRLKGKGIKNVHGYGVGDQHVIVKVITPKKLTEKQKQLLREFAEISGDIPEEQGSSLFDKIKKTLKGE, encoded by the coding sequence ATGAATAAACGTGATTATTATGAGGTTCTTGGTATTTCTAAGAGCGCAACTCAAGACGAGATAAAAAAAGCATATCGTAAGCTTTCGAAACAATTTCACCCAGACATTAACAAAGAAGCTGGAGCAGAGGATAAATTTAAAGAAATTTCCGAAGCGTACGAAGTATTAAGTGATGAGCAAAAACGTTCATCTTATGACCAATTTGGTCATGCGGGTCCTAACCAAGGATTTGGTGGCTTCGGTGGTAGTGCAGATGGATTTGGATTTGAAGATATCTTTAGTTCATTCTTTGGTGGGGGAGCCGGATCTAGAAGACGTGATCCGAATGCTCCAAGAAAAGGAAATGACCTTCAATATTCGATGACCATTGAGTTTGAAGAAGCAGTGTTCGGTAAAGAAAAAGAAATAGAAGTGTCTAAAGAAGAAAATTGTGAAACATGTTCTGGATCAGGTGCAAAACCTGGTACAAAACCAGAAAAATGTACACATTGTAATGGACACGGTCAAGTAAATGTTACCCAAGATACCCCATTCGGCCGTGTGCAAACAAAACGTGCATGTAATCACTGTCAGGGAACAGGTAACATTATTAAAGATAAATGTGCTACTTGTCATGGTAAAGGAACAGTCAATAAACGTAAAAAAATTAAAGTTACAATACCAGCTGGTGTTGATGATGGTCAACAATTACGGGTTAGTGGCCAAGGAGAACCTGGTGTAAACGGTGGGCCAGCAGGAGATTTATATATTGTCTTCCGTGTGAAAGCAGATCCTCGATTTGAACGTGAAGGCGATGATATTTATTATGAGTTGCCTCTAACATTTGCTCAAGCAGCGCTAGGTGATGAAATTGAAGTTCCAACAGTACAAGGAAAAGTAAAACTAAAAATTCCGGCTGGAACTCAATCGCAAGCGAATTTCCGATTAAAAGGAAAAGGCATAAAAAATGTACATGGCTACGGTGTTGGAGATCAGCATGTAATTGTTAAAGTAATTACTCCGAAAAAGCTAACAGAGAAACAAAAACAGTTATTACGTGAATTTGCGGAAATCAGTGGAGATATTCCTGAAGAGCAAGGCAGTTCATTATTTGATAAGATCAAGAAGACATTAAAAGGCGAATAA
- a CDS encoding PhoH family protein, with product MSEQKQLDINLQDPAEAVMLLGISDKNVKLIEAELKVQLITRGEQIQIIGEEKNVEDARQLMIQLLAVIRKGININLRDVSSAIEMSLNGTIEYFSSLYDEEIARNTKGKAIRAKTIGQREYIQGIRHTDLTFGIGPAGTGKTYLAVVMATQALKNAHVKKIILTRPAVEAGESLGFLPGDLKEKVDPYLRPLYDALHDVLGTEQTDRLMERGTIEIAPLAYMRGRTLDDAFVILDEAQNTTKAQMKMFLTRLGFGSKMVITGDKTQIDLPKGAESGLIVTEKILKNVAGIHFQYLEQGDVVRHPLVAKIIQAYEEQ from the coding sequence ATGAGCGAACAAAAACAACTAGATATTAATTTGCAAGATCCTGCCGAGGCTGTAATGTTACTTGGCATTTCTGATAAAAATGTAAAGCTTATTGAAGCAGAGCTAAAAGTTCAACTCATTACTAGAGGTGAACAAATTCAGATTATTGGTGAAGAAAAAAATGTGGAAGACGCTAGACAGTTGATGATTCAACTATTGGCAGTAATTCGAAAAGGCATCAATATTAATTTGCGCGACGTATCATCTGCAATTGAGATGAGTTTGAATGGTACAATTGAATATTTTTCTAGTTTATACGATGAAGAAATTGCACGAAATACAAAAGGTAAAGCTATTCGAGCGAAAACAATTGGACAAAGAGAGTATATCCAGGGAATCAGACATACTGATCTTACTTTTGGTATTGGACCTGCGGGTACTGGAAAAACATATTTAGCTGTAGTAATGGCAACACAAGCACTTAAGAATGCGCATGTGAAAAAAATCATTTTAACACGTCCAGCAGTCGAGGCTGGTGAAAGTCTTGGTTTTCTACCTGGAGACTTAAAAGAAAAGGTAGACCCTTATTTAAGACCGTTATATGATGCATTGCATGATGTGTTGGGTACGGAACAGACAGATCGTCTGATGGAACGAGGGACAATTGAAATTGCGCCTCTAGCTTATATGAGAGGTCGTACATTAGATGATGCTTTTGTTATTTTAGATGAAGCTCAAAATACAACAAAAGCTCAAATGAAAATGTTTTTAACACGTCTTGGATTTGGTTCTAAAATGGTAATCACTGGTGACAAAACTCAAATTGATCTACCAAAAGGTGCCGAATCTGGTTTAATCGTTACGGAAAAAATATTGAAAAATGTTGCGGGAATTCATTTTCAATATTTAGAGCAAGGGGATGTAGTGCGTCACCCACTAGTTGCTAAAATTATACAAGCATATGAAGAACAATAA
- a CDS encoding 16S rRNA (uracil(1498)-N(3))-methyltransferase: MQRYFTNEPVSENNTVTITGDDAHHMIQVMRMSPGDLVFVVANNQTYTMEILDGTSKTVHLTVKEVLANTNEMPKKVSLVCGLPKGDKLELITQKATELGMYELFPFEAKRSIVKWDNSKNEKKVARLQKIAKEAAEQSHRSTIPQIHNPISLKELLEISKTYDVKYVADEEDAKIEERQKFAEQLKKVYDKQSILIVFGPEGGLDRAEIKLLLENNFQTIALGPRILRTETAPLYALSAISYEFE; the protein is encoded by the coding sequence ATGCAACGTTATTTTACAAATGAACCCGTAAGTGAGAATAATACAGTGACAATTACCGGAGATGATGCGCATCATATGATTCAAGTGATGCGCATGTCACCAGGTGATCTAGTTTTTGTTGTTGCAAATAACCAAACGTACACGATGGAAATTTTAGATGGTACTTCAAAAACTGTCCATTTAACAGTAAAAGAAGTTCTTGCCAATACAAATGAAATGCCGAAGAAAGTATCACTTGTTTGCGGTCTTCCAAAAGGAGACAAGCTGGAATTGATCACTCAAAAGGCAACAGAACTGGGAATGTATGAATTATTCCCGTTTGAAGCAAAAAGGTCTATCGTAAAATGGGATAACTCTAAAAACGAGAAGAAGGTAGCGAGATTACAAAAAATTGCTAAAGAAGCAGCTGAGCAATCTCATCGTTCCACTATCCCACAAATACATAATCCAATCTCTTTAAAAGAGTTATTAGAAATATCCAAAACATACGATGTAAAGTATGTAGCGGATGAAGAAGACGCAAAGATTGAGGAACGACAAAAGTTTGCTGAACAATTAAAAAAAGTGTATGATAAACAATCGATACTCATCGTATTTGGCCCCGAAGGTGGACTAGATCGAGCAGAGATAAAGCTATTATTAGAAAATAATTTTCAGACAATTGCGCTAGGACCTAGGATTCTTCGAACTGAAACTGCACCGTTATATGCGCTGTCAGCAATTTCTTATGAATTTGAATGA
- a CDS encoding sporulation protein YqfD: MRRLIKIQAPISTDQLTLYKSLKDQNIEVYQLHTNENHISFSIQAKDLKAFRKVRKKLKLSIKLEDELKESTISIYSASVIGVIFFLVIPVIFAQFIWTIHIDSDSPESNILLTEQLKEMGIKERMIASKLPAEQEIRQKILLKHKEYSWVHFSKSGANFTVSPMLAPPQTERVLEDAPAVNLVAKRSGVITDFSLLKGVRAVEKNIAVKKGDVLVNGFVTQGNKRIITSAEGKVYASYWIELSFELPTQVAVINPNAKELIIQKKVDDKQIFWKEIQLPAFIQKYVQAGYVQKNHQITYSLTEESIEHLIRPLLFQKIIKELPTGTQLLEDKVLQVSIQDDKVKGKILLLINENIAIPHVIPQGDGA, from the coding sequence ATGAGGCGTCTTATTAAAATACAAGCACCAATTTCTACTGATCAACTTACTCTTTATAAAAGTTTAAAGGATCAAAATATCGAAGTGTATCAGCTTCATACAAATGAGAATCATATAAGTTTTTCGATTCAAGCAAAAGATTTGAAGGCTTTTCGGAAAGTAAGGAAAAAACTAAAACTGTCGATCAAATTAGAGGATGAACTAAAAGAGAGTACTATTTCTATTTACTCGGCATCTGTTATAGGGGTTATCTTTTTCTTAGTAATACCCGTAATATTTGCGCAATTCATCTGGACCATTCATATTGATTCGGATTCACCTGAAAGTAACATATTGCTAACTGAACAATTAAAAGAAATGGGTATTAAAGAGAGAATGATTGCATCTAAACTTCCAGCGGAGCAAGAGATACGTCAAAAAATATTATTAAAGCATAAAGAGTATTCTTGGGTACACTTTTCAAAATCAGGCGCCAACTTTACAGTGTCTCCAATGCTGGCACCTCCGCAAACAGAAAGAGTGCTTGAGGATGCACCTGCTGTAAATCTAGTTGCCAAGAGAAGCGGAGTCATAACAGACTTTTCTCTATTAAAAGGTGTGAGAGCAGTTGAAAAGAATATTGCTGTGAAAAAAGGAGATGTCCTAGTAAATGGGTTTGTAACCCAAGGAAACAAGAGGATTATTACGAGCGCAGAAGGAAAGGTTTATGCCAGTTATTGGATAGAGCTATCATTTGAGCTTCCAACACAAGTTGCTGTCATTAATCCGAATGCAAAAGAATTGATCATACAAAAAAAAGTGGATGACAAGCAGATCTTTTGGAAGGAAATACAGTTACCTGCTTTCATTCAAAAGTATGTTCAGGCTGGTTATGTACAAAAGAATCATCAAATAACCTATTCTCTGACAGAGGAATCTATTGAACATCTTATACGACCTCTGCTATTTCAAAAAATTATTAAAGAATTACCAACTGGAACACAATTATTAGAGGATAAAGTTTTACAGGTATCAATACAAGATGATAAAGTAAAAGGGAAGATACTTTTACTAATTAATGAAAATATTGCAATACCACATGTTATACCCCAAGGAGACGGAGCATGA
- the floA gene encoding flotillin-like protein FloA (flotillin-like protein involved in membrane lipid rafts), protein MITGSTITLIVVIVLAFIVLSVFFTFFPITLWISALAAGVKISIFTLVGMRLRRVIPSRIVNPLIKAHKAGLDVAINQLESHYLAGGNVDRVVNALIAAHRANIELTFERAAAIDLAGRDVLEAVQMSVNPKVIETPFIAGVAMNGIEVKAKARITVRANIDRLVGGAGEETIVARVGEGIISTIGSSVSHERVLENPDLISQTVLAKGLDSGTAFEILSIDIADVDIGKNIGAELQTEQAEADKKIAQAKAEERRAMAVASEQEMKAKVVEMRSKVVEAEAAVPLAMAEALREGNIGVMDYMNYNNIKADTGMRDSISKVGGDKPSTDELK, encoded by the coding sequence ATGATTACAGGTTCAACAATTACATTAATCGTCGTTATTGTACTGGCATTTATTGTACTATCGGTATTTTTCACATTTTTCCCAATTACGTTATGGATTTCTGCATTAGCGGCAGGGGTAAAAATTAGTATTTTTACATTAGTAGGGATGAGATTACGTCGAGTTATACCTTCTCGTATCGTTAATCCGTTGATCAAAGCACATAAAGCAGGGCTTGATGTTGCTATCAACCAATTGGAAAGTCATTACTTAGCTGGCGGTAATGTTGACCGTGTTGTTAATGCTTTAATTGCTGCACATCGTGCTAATATTGAACTAACATTTGAAAGAGCAGCAGCAATAGATCTTGCGGGTCGTGACGTATTAGAAGCGGTTCAAATGTCTGTAAATCCAAAAGTTATTGAAACACCATTTATCGCAGGTGTTGCGATGAACGGTATTGAAGTTAAAGCAAAGGCACGTATTACAGTTCGTGCTAATATTGACCGATTAGTCGGTGGTGCTGGTGAAGAAACAATCGTAGCCCGTGTAGGGGAAGGGATTATTTCTACAATTGGTTCTAGTGTAAGTCATGAAAGAGTACTAGAAAATCCAGATTTAATATCTCAAACGGTTTTAGCAAAAGGCTTAGATTCTGGAACTGCCTTCGAAATTCTATCGATTGATATTGCGGACGTTGATATAGGTAAAAATATTGGTGCCGAACTACAAACGGAGCAAGCAGAGGCAGATAAGAAAATTGCCCAAGCAAAAGCAGAAGAACGTCGTGCAATGGCTGTAGCATCTGAACAAGAGATGAAAGCGAAAGTTGTAGAGATGCGTTCGAAAGTAGTAGAAGCGGAAGCTGCTGTTCCATTAGCTATGGCTGAAGCATTACGTGAAGGTAATATTGGTGTGATGGATTACATGAATTACAATAATATCAAAGCAGATACTGGTATGAGAGATTCTATTAGTAAAGTCGGCGGAGATAAACCTTCTACTGACGAGCTAAAATAA